In Felis catus isolate Fca126 chromosome C2, F.catus_Fca126_mat1.0, whole genome shotgun sequence, a single window of DNA contains:
- the PLCD1 gene encoding 1-phosphatidylinositol 4,5-bisphosphate phosphodiesterase delta-1 isoform X2: MDSGRDFLTLHGLQDDEDLQVLLKGGQLLKVKSNSWRRERFYKLQEDCKTIWQESRKVMRTPESQLFSIEDIQEVRMGHRTEGLEKYARDVPEDRCFSIVFKDQRNTLDLIAPSPADARHWVQGLRKIIHHSGSMDQRQKLQHWIHSCLRKADKNKDNKMSFKELQNFLKELNIQVDDSYARRIFRECDRSQTDSLEDEEIEAFYKMLTQREEIDRTFAEAAGSRETLSVDQLVTFLQHQQREEAAGPALALSLIERYEPSETAKAQRQMTKDGFLMYLLSADGSAFSLAHRRVYQDMGQPLSHYLMSSSHNTYLLEDQLTGPSSTEAYIRALCKGCRCLELDCWDGPNLEPIIYHGYTFTSKILLCDVLRAIRDYAFKASPYPVILSLENHCSLEQQRVMARHLRTILGPMLLDRPLDGATTSLPSPEQLKGKILLKGKKLGGLLPPGGEGGPEATVVSDEDEAAEMEDEAVRSRVQHKPREDKLRLVKELSDMVIYCKSVHFGGFSGPGTPGQAFYEMVSFSENRALRLLQESGNSFVRHNVTHLSRIYPAGWRTDSSNYSPVEMWNGGCQIVALNFQTPGPEMDVYQGRFQDNGACGYVLKPAFLRDPNSTFNSRALAQGPWWTRKRLSVRVISGQQLPKVNKNKNSIVDPKVTVEIHGVGRDTASRQTAVVTNNGTCGAWAGPPAGAGVHAADAVLAPLGFNPWWDTEFEFEVVVPELALVRFLVEDYDASSKNDFIGQSTIPLGSLKQGYRHVHLLSKNGDQHPSATLFVKVSLQD; this comes from the exons ATGGACTCGGGCCGGGACTTCCTGACCCTGCACG GCCTACAGGATGATGAGGACCTACAGGTACTGCTGAAGGGCGGCCAGCTCCTGAAGGTGAAGTCCAACTCATGGCGGAGGGAGCGTTTCTACAAGTTGCAGGAAGACTGCAAGACCATCTGGCAGGAGTCCCGCAAGGTCATGCGGACCCCAGAGTCCCAGCTGT TCTCCATTGAGGACATTCAGGAGGTGCGGATGGGGCACCGCACGGAGGGCCTGGAGAAGTATGCCCGCGACGTGCCCGAGGACCGCTGCTTCTCCATCGTCTTCAAGGACCAGCGCAATACACTAGACCTCATCGCCCCATCGCCAGCTGACGCCCGGCACTGGGTGCAGGGTCTGCGCAAGATCATCCACCACTCGGGCTCCATGGACCAGCGGCAGAAGCTGCAGCA CTGGATTCACTCTTGCTTGCGAAAAGCTGACAAAAACAAGGACAACAAGATGAGCTTCAAGGAGCTGCAGAACTTCCTAAAGGAGCTCAACATCCAGGTGGACGACAGCTATGCCCGGAGGATCTTCAGG GAATGTGACCGCTCCCAGACAGACTCGCTGGAGGATGAGGAGATCGAGGCCTTCTACAAGATGCTGACCCAGCGGGAGGAGATTGACCGCACCTTTGCGGAGGCCGCAGGCTCCAGGGAGACGCTGTCGGTGGATCAGTTAGTGACGTTCCTGCAGCACCAGCAGCGGGAGGAGGCGGCGGGGCCTGCGCTGGCCCTCTCTCTCATTGAGCGCTATGAACCCAGCGAGACGG CCAAGGCGCAGCGGCAGATGACCAAGGACGGCTTCCTCATGTACCTGCTGTCCGCCGACGGCAGCGCCTTCAGCCTGGCGCATCGGCGGGTCTACCAGGACATGGGCCAGCCGCTCAGCCACTACCTGATGTCCTCCTCGCACAACACCTACCTGCTGGAAGACCAGCTCACCGGGCCCAGCAGCACCGAAGCCTACATCCG GGCGCTGTGCAAGGGCTGCCGCTGCCTGGAGCTCGACTGCTGGGACGGCCCCAACCTGGAGCCGATCATCTACCACGGCTACACGTTCACCTCCAAGATCCTCCTCTGCGACGTGCTCAGGGCTATCAGGGACTACGCCTTCAAG gcGTCCCCCTACCCCGTCATCCTGTCCCTGGAGAACCATTGCAGCCTGGAGCAACAGCGTGTGATGGCGCGACACCTGCGCACCATCCTGGGCCCCATGCTCTTGGACCGGCCGCTGGACGGGGCCACTACCAGCCTGCCTTCCCCTGAG CAACTGAAGGGGAAGATCTTGCTGAAGGGGAAGAAGCTTGGGGGGCTCCTGCCCCCTGGCGGGGAGGGTGGCCCTGAAGCCACTGTCGTGTCTGATGAGGATGAGGCTGCTGAGATGGAGGACGAGGCAGTGAGGAGCCGAGTGCAGCACAAGCCCAGG GAGGACAAGCTCAGGCTAGTGAAGGAGCTCTCCGATATGGTCATTTACTGCAAGAGTGTCCACTTTGGGGGCTTCTCCGGCCCCGGCACCCCAGGGCAGGCTTTCTATGAGATGGTGTCCTTCTCTGAGAACCGCGCCCTCCGACTGCTCCAAGAATCAG GAAACAGCTTTGTTCGCCACAATGTGACTCACCTGAGCAGGATCTACCCTGCTGGGTGGAGAACGGACTCCTCCAACTACAGCCCCGTGGAGATGTGGAACGGGGGCTGCCAGATCG TGGCCCTCAATTTCCAGACACCTGGCCCAGAGATGGATGTGTACCAGGGCCGCTTCCAGGACAACGGGGCCTGCGGGTACGTGCTGAAGCCTGCCTTCCTGCGAGACCCGAACTCGACCTTTAACTCGCGTGCTCTGGCTCAGGGGCCCTGGTGGACCCGGAAGCGGCTCAGTGTCAGG GTCATCTCCGGGCAGCAGCTGCCAAAAGTCAACAAGAATAAGAATTCAATCGTGGACCCCAAGGTGACGGTGGAGATCCACGGCGTGGGCCGGGACACGGCGAGCCGCCAGACGGCTGTGGTCACCAATAACGGTACCTGCGGGGCCTGGGCGGGCCCCCCCGCCGGAGCTGGCGTCCACGCTGCTGACGCGGTGCTTGCACCCCTAGGTTTCAACCCGTGGTGGGACACAGAGTTTGAGTTCGAGGTGGTTGTGCCTGAGCTCGCCCTCGTGCGCTTCTTGGTGGAGGATTATGACGCCTCCTCTAAGAACGACTTCATTGGCCAGAGCACCATCCCCTTGGGCAGCCTCAAGCAGG GATACCGCCACGTCCACCTCTTGTCCAAGAACGGAGACCAGCACCCTTCTGCCACCCTCTTTGTGAAGGTGTCTCTCCAGGACTAG
- the PLCD1 gene encoding 1-phosphatidylinositol 4,5-bisphosphate phosphodiesterase delta-1 isoform X1, with product MDSGRDFLTLHGLQDDEDLQVLLKGGQLLKVKSNSWRRERFYKLQEDCKTIWQESRKVMRTPESQLFSIEDIQEVRMGHRTEGLEKYARDVPEDRCFSIVFKDQRNTLDLIAPSPADARHWVQGLRKIIHHSGSMDQRQKLQHWIHSCLRKADKNKDNKMSFKELQNFLKELNIQVDDSYARRIFRECDRSQTDSLEDEEIEAFYKMLTQREEIDRTFAEAAGSRETLSVDQLVTFLQHQQREEAAGPALALSLIERYEPSETAKAQRQMTKDGFLMYLLSADGSAFSLAHRRVYQDMGQPLSHYLMSSSHNTYLLEDQLTGPSSTEAYIRALCKGCRCLELDCWDGPNLEPIIYHGYTFTSKILLCDVLRAIRDYAFKASPYPVILSLENHCSLEQQRVMARHLRTILGPMLLDRPLDGATTSLPSPEQLKGKILLKGKKLGGLLPPGGEGGPEATVVSDEDEAAEMEDEAVRSRVQHKPREDKLRLVKELSDMVIYCKSVHFGGFSGPGTPGQAFYEMVSFSENRALRLLQESGNSFVRHNVTHLSRIYPAGWRTDSSNYSPVEMWNGGCQIVALNFQTPGPEMDVYQGRFQDNGACGYVLKPAFLRDPNSTFNSRALAQGPWWTRKRLSVRVISGQQLPKVNKNKNSIVDPKVTVEIHGVGRDTASRQTAVVTNNGFNPWWDTEFEFEVVVPELALVRFLVEDYDASSKNDFIGQSTIPLGSLKQGYRHVHLLSKNGDQHPSATLFVKVSLQD from the exons ATGGACTCGGGCCGGGACTTCCTGACCCTGCACG GCCTACAGGATGATGAGGACCTACAGGTACTGCTGAAGGGCGGCCAGCTCCTGAAGGTGAAGTCCAACTCATGGCGGAGGGAGCGTTTCTACAAGTTGCAGGAAGACTGCAAGACCATCTGGCAGGAGTCCCGCAAGGTCATGCGGACCCCAGAGTCCCAGCTGT TCTCCATTGAGGACATTCAGGAGGTGCGGATGGGGCACCGCACGGAGGGCCTGGAGAAGTATGCCCGCGACGTGCCCGAGGACCGCTGCTTCTCCATCGTCTTCAAGGACCAGCGCAATACACTAGACCTCATCGCCCCATCGCCAGCTGACGCCCGGCACTGGGTGCAGGGTCTGCGCAAGATCATCCACCACTCGGGCTCCATGGACCAGCGGCAGAAGCTGCAGCA CTGGATTCACTCTTGCTTGCGAAAAGCTGACAAAAACAAGGACAACAAGATGAGCTTCAAGGAGCTGCAGAACTTCCTAAAGGAGCTCAACATCCAGGTGGACGACAGCTATGCCCGGAGGATCTTCAGG GAATGTGACCGCTCCCAGACAGACTCGCTGGAGGATGAGGAGATCGAGGCCTTCTACAAGATGCTGACCCAGCGGGAGGAGATTGACCGCACCTTTGCGGAGGCCGCAGGCTCCAGGGAGACGCTGTCGGTGGATCAGTTAGTGACGTTCCTGCAGCACCAGCAGCGGGAGGAGGCGGCGGGGCCTGCGCTGGCCCTCTCTCTCATTGAGCGCTATGAACCCAGCGAGACGG CCAAGGCGCAGCGGCAGATGACCAAGGACGGCTTCCTCATGTACCTGCTGTCCGCCGACGGCAGCGCCTTCAGCCTGGCGCATCGGCGGGTCTACCAGGACATGGGCCAGCCGCTCAGCCACTACCTGATGTCCTCCTCGCACAACACCTACCTGCTGGAAGACCAGCTCACCGGGCCCAGCAGCACCGAAGCCTACATCCG GGCGCTGTGCAAGGGCTGCCGCTGCCTGGAGCTCGACTGCTGGGACGGCCCCAACCTGGAGCCGATCATCTACCACGGCTACACGTTCACCTCCAAGATCCTCCTCTGCGACGTGCTCAGGGCTATCAGGGACTACGCCTTCAAG gcGTCCCCCTACCCCGTCATCCTGTCCCTGGAGAACCATTGCAGCCTGGAGCAACAGCGTGTGATGGCGCGACACCTGCGCACCATCCTGGGCCCCATGCTCTTGGACCGGCCGCTGGACGGGGCCACTACCAGCCTGCCTTCCCCTGAG CAACTGAAGGGGAAGATCTTGCTGAAGGGGAAGAAGCTTGGGGGGCTCCTGCCCCCTGGCGGGGAGGGTGGCCCTGAAGCCACTGTCGTGTCTGATGAGGATGAGGCTGCTGAGATGGAGGACGAGGCAGTGAGGAGCCGAGTGCAGCACAAGCCCAGG GAGGACAAGCTCAGGCTAGTGAAGGAGCTCTCCGATATGGTCATTTACTGCAAGAGTGTCCACTTTGGGGGCTTCTCCGGCCCCGGCACCCCAGGGCAGGCTTTCTATGAGATGGTGTCCTTCTCTGAGAACCGCGCCCTCCGACTGCTCCAAGAATCAG GAAACAGCTTTGTTCGCCACAATGTGACTCACCTGAGCAGGATCTACCCTGCTGGGTGGAGAACGGACTCCTCCAACTACAGCCCCGTGGAGATGTGGAACGGGGGCTGCCAGATCG TGGCCCTCAATTTCCAGACACCTGGCCCAGAGATGGATGTGTACCAGGGCCGCTTCCAGGACAACGGGGCCTGCGGGTACGTGCTGAAGCCTGCCTTCCTGCGAGACCCGAACTCGACCTTTAACTCGCGTGCTCTGGCTCAGGGGCCCTGGTGGACCCGGAAGCGGCTCAGTGTCAGG GTCATCTCCGGGCAGCAGCTGCCAAAAGTCAACAAGAATAAGAATTCAATCGTGGACCCCAAGGTGACGGTGGAGATCCACGGCGTGGGCCGGGACACGGCGAGCCGCCAGACGGCTGTGGTCACCAATAACG GTTTCAACCCGTGGTGGGACACAGAGTTTGAGTTCGAGGTGGTTGTGCCTGAGCTCGCCCTCGTGCGCTTCTTGGTGGAGGATTATGACGCCTCCTCTAAGAACGACTTCATTGGCCAGAGCACCATCCCCTTGGGCAGCCTCAAGCAGG GATACCGCCACGTCCACCTCTTGTCCAAGAACGGAGACCAGCACCCTTCTGCCACCCTCTTTGTGAAGGTGTCTCTCCAGGACTAG
- the PLCD1 gene encoding 1-phosphatidylinositol 4,5-bisphosphate phosphodiesterase delta-1 isoform X3, giving the protein MQCLGIRSRTRSRELYLQEQSLKVAALNGQRLGLQDDEDLQVLLKGGQLLKVKSNSWRRERFYKLQEDCKTIWQESRKVMRTPESQLFSIEDIQEVRMGHRTEGLEKYARDVPEDRCFSIVFKDQRNTLDLIAPSPADARHWVQGLRKIIHHSGSMDQRQKLQHWIHSCLRKADKNKDNKMSFKELQNFLKELNIQVDDSYARRIFRECDRSQTDSLEDEEIEAFYKMLTQREEIDRTFAEAAGSRETLSVDQLVTFLQHQQREEAAGPALALSLIERYEPSETAKAQRQMTKDGFLMYLLSADGSAFSLAHRRVYQDMGQPLSHYLMSSSHNTYLLEDQLTGPSSTEAYIRALCKGCRCLELDCWDGPNLEPIIYHGYTFTSKILLCDVLRAIRDYAFKASPYPVILSLENHCSLEQQRVMARHLRTILGPMLLDRPLDGATTSLPSPEQLKGKILLKGKKLGGLLPPGGEGGPEATVVSDEDEAAEMEDEAVRSRVQHKPREDKLRLVKELSDMVIYCKSVHFGGFSGPGTPGQAFYEMVSFSENRALRLLQESGNSFVRHNVTHLSRIYPAGWRTDSSNYSPVEMWNGGCQIVALNFQTPGPEMDVYQGRFQDNGACGYVLKPAFLRDPNSTFNSRALAQGPWWTRKRLSVRVISGQQLPKVNKNKNSIVDPKVTVEIHGVGRDTASRQTAVVTNNGFNPWWDTEFEFEVVVPELALVRFLVEDYDASSKNDFIGQSTIPLGSLKQGYRHVHLLSKNGDQHPSATLFVKVSLQD; this is encoded by the exons ATGCAATGCCTAGGAATCCGCAGCCGGACCCGCTCCAGAGAGCTCTACCTGCAGGAGCAGAGCCTCAAGGTGGCAGCGCTCAACGGGCAGAGGCTGG GCCTACAGGATGATGAGGACCTACAGGTACTGCTGAAGGGCGGCCAGCTCCTGAAGGTGAAGTCCAACTCATGGCGGAGGGAGCGTTTCTACAAGTTGCAGGAAGACTGCAAGACCATCTGGCAGGAGTCCCGCAAGGTCATGCGGACCCCAGAGTCCCAGCTGT TCTCCATTGAGGACATTCAGGAGGTGCGGATGGGGCACCGCACGGAGGGCCTGGAGAAGTATGCCCGCGACGTGCCCGAGGACCGCTGCTTCTCCATCGTCTTCAAGGACCAGCGCAATACACTAGACCTCATCGCCCCATCGCCAGCTGACGCCCGGCACTGGGTGCAGGGTCTGCGCAAGATCATCCACCACTCGGGCTCCATGGACCAGCGGCAGAAGCTGCAGCA CTGGATTCACTCTTGCTTGCGAAAAGCTGACAAAAACAAGGACAACAAGATGAGCTTCAAGGAGCTGCAGAACTTCCTAAAGGAGCTCAACATCCAGGTGGACGACAGCTATGCCCGGAGGATCTTCAGG GAATGTGACCGCTCCCAGACAGACTCGCTGGAGGATGAGGAGATCGAGGCCTTCTACAAGATGCTGACCCAGCGGGAGGAGATTGACCGCACCTTTGCGGAGGCCGCAGGCTCCAGGGAGACGCTGTCGGTGGATCAGTTAGTGACGTTCCTGCAGCACCAGCAGCGGGAGGAGGCGGCGGGGCCTGCGCTGGCCCTCTCTCTCATTGAGCGCTATGAACCCAGCGAGACGG CCAAGGCGCAGCGGCAGATGACCAAGGACGGCTTCCTCATGTACCTGCTGTCCGCCGACGGCAGCGCCTTCAGCCTGGCGCATCGGCGGGTCTACCAGGACATGGGCCAGCCGCTCAGCCACTACCTGATGTCCTCCTCGCACAACACCTACCTGCTGGAAGACCAGCTCACCGGGCCCAGCAGCACCGAAGCCTACATCCG GGCGCTGTGCAAGGGCTGCCGCTGCCTGGAGCTCGACTGCTGGGACGGCCCCAACCTGGAGCCGATCATCTACCACGGCTACACGTTCACCTCCAAGATCCTCCTCTGCGACGTGCTCAGGGCTATCAGGGACTACGCCTTCAAG gcGTCCCCCTACCCCGTCATCCTGTCCCTGGAGAACCATTGCAGCCTGGAGCAACAGCGTGTGATGGCGCGACACCTGCGCACCATCCTGGGCCCCATGCTCTTGGACCGGCCGCTGGACGGGGCCACTACCAGCCTGCCTTCCCCTGAG CAACTGAAGGGGAAGATCTTGCTGAAGGGGAAGAAGCTTGGGGGGCTCCTGCCCCCTGGCGGGGAGGGTGGCCCTGAAGCCACTGTCGTGTCTGATGAGGATGAGGCTGCTGAGATGGAGGACGAGGCAGTGAGGAGCCGAGTGCAGCACAAGCCCAGG GAGGACAAGCTCAGGCTAGTGAAGGAGCTCTCCGATATGGTCATTTACTGCAAGAGTGTCCACTTTGGGGGCTTCTCCGGCCCCGGCACCCCAGGGCAGGCTTTCTATGAGATGGTGTCCTTCTCTGAGAACCGCGCCCTCCGACTGCTCCAAGAATCAG GAAACAGCTTTGTTCGCCACAATGTGACTCACCTGAGCAGGATCTACCCTGCTGGGTGGAGAACGGACTCCTCCAACTACAGCCCCGTGGAGATGTGGAACGGGGGCTGCCAGATCG TGGCCCTCAATTTCCAGACACCTGGCCCAGAGATGGATGTGTACCAGGGCCGCTTCCAGGACAACGGGGCCTGCGGGTACGTGCTGAAGCCTGCCTTCCTGCGAGACCCGAACTCGACCTTTAACTCGCGTGCTCTGGCTCAGGGGCCCTGGTGGACCCGGAAGCGGCTCAGTGTCAGG GTCATCTCCGGGCAGCAGCTGCCAAAAGTCAACAAGAATAAGAATTCAATCGTGGACCCCAAGGTGACGGTGGAGATCCACGGCGTGGGCCGGGACACGGCGAGCCGCCAGACGGCTGTGGTCACCAATAACG GTTTCAACCCGTGGTGGGACACAGAGTTTGAGTTCGAGGTGGTTGTGCCTGAGCTCGCCCTCGTGCGCTTCTTGGTGGAGGATTATGACGCCTCCTCTAAGAACGACTTCATTGGCCAGAGCACCATCCCCTTGGGCAGCCTCAAGCAGG GATACCGCCACGTCCACCTCTTGTCCAAGAACGGAGACCAGCACCCTTCTGCCACCCTCTTTGTGAAGGTGTCTCTCCAGGACTAG
- the PLCD1 gene encoding 1-phosphatidylinositol 4,5-bisphosphate phosphodiesterase delta-1 isoform X4 — protein MNRDSQAPQCKMGVSVSPHPRVPSKQHTLKLLILQFKKPQLICKLLVSLITKNVCKSWIHSCLRKADKNKDNKMSFKELQNFLKELNIQVDDSYARRIFRECDRSQTDSLEDEEIEAFYKMLTQREEIDRTFAEAAGSRETLSVDQLVTFLQHQQREEAAGPALALSLIERYEPSETAKAQRQMTKDGFLMYLLSADGSAFSLAHRRVYQDMGQPLSHYLMSSSHNTYLLEDQLTGPSSTEAYIRALCKGCRCLELDCWDGPNLEPIIYHGYTFTSKILLCDVLRAIRDYAFKASPYPVILSLENHCSLEQQRVMARHLRTILGPMLLDRPLDGATTSLPSPEQLKGKILLKGKKLGGLLPPGGEGGPEATVVSDEDEAAEMEDEAVRSRVQHKPREDKLRLVKELSDMVIYCKSVHFGGFSGPGTPGQAFYEMVSFSENRALRLLQESGNSFVRHNVTHLSRIYPAGWRTDSSNYSPVEMWNGGCQIVALNFQTPGPEMDVYQGRFQDNGACGYVLKPAFLRDPNSTFNSRALAQGPWWTRKRLSVRVISGQQLPKVNKNKNSIVDPKVTVEIHGVGRDTASRQTAVVTNNGFNPWWDTEFEFEVVVPELALVRFLVEDYDASSKNDFIGQSTIPLGSLKQGYRHVHLLSKNGDQHPSATLFVKVSLQD, from the exons ATGAACAGAGACAGCCAAGCACCCCAG TGCAAGATGGGAGTGTCCGTGTCACCTCACCCCCGCGTGCCTTCAAAGCAACATACTTTGAAATTGCTGATCTTACAGTTTAAGAAACCGCAGCTCATTTGCAAATTGTTGGTCTCTTTGATTACCAAGAACGTCTGTAAAAG CTGGATTCACTCTTGCTTGCGAAAAGCTGACAAAAACAAGGACAACAAGATGAGCTTCAAGGAGCTGCAGAACTTCCTAAAGGAGCTCAACATCCAGGTGGACGACAGCTATGCCCGGAGGATCTTCAGG GAATGTGACCGCTCCCAGACAGACTCGCTGGAGGATGAGGAGATCGAGGCCTTCTACAAGATGCTGACCCAGCGGGAGGAGATTGACCGCACCTTTGCGGAGGCCGCAGGCTCCAGGGAGACGCTGTCGGTGGATCAGTTAGTGACGTTCCTGCAGCACCAGCAGCGGGAGGAGGCGGCGGGGCCTGCGCTGGCCCTCTCTCTCATTGAGCGCTATGAACCCAGCGAGACGG CCAAGGCGCAGCGGCAGATGACCAAGGACGGCTTCCTCATGTACCTGCTGTCCGCCGACGGCAGCGCCTTCAGCCTGGCGCATCGGCGGGTCTACCAGGACATGGGCCAGCCGCTCAGCCACTACCTGATGTCCTCCTCGCACAACACCTACCTGCTGGAAGACCAGCTCACCGGGCCCAGCAGCACCGAAGCCTACATCCG GGCGCTGTGCAAGGGCTGCCGCTGCCTGGAGCTCGACTGCTGGGACGGCCCCAACCTGGAGCCGATCATCTACCACGGCTACACGTTCACCTCCAAGATCCTCCTCTGCGACGTGCTCAGGGCTATCAGGGACTACGCCTTCAAG gcGTCCCCCTACCCCGTCATCCTGTCCCTGGAGAACCATTGCAGCCTGGAGCAACAGCGTGTGATGGCGCGACACCTGCGCACCATCCTGGGCCCCATGCTCTTGGACCGGCCGCTGGACGGGGCCACTACCAGCCTGCCTTCCCCTGAG CAACTGAAGGGGAAGATCTTGCTGAAGGGGAAGAAGCTTGGGGGGCTCCTGCCCCCTGGCGGGGAGGGTGGCCCTGAAGCCACTGTCGTGTCTGATGAGGATGAGGCTGCTGAGATGGAGGACGAGGCAGTGAGGAGCCGAGTGCAGCACAAGCCCAGG GAGGACAAGCTCAGGCTAGTGAAGGAGCTCTCCGATATGGTCATTTACTGCAAGAGTGTCCACTTTGGGGGCTTCTCCGGCCCCGGCACCCCAGGGCAGGCTTTCTATGAGATGGTGTCCTTCTCTGAGAACCGCGCCCTCCGACTGCTCCAAGAATCAG GAAACAGCTTTGTTCGCCACAATGTGACTCACCTGAGCAGGATCTACCCTGCTGGGTGGAGAACGGACTCCTCCAACTACAGCCCCGTGGAGATGTGGAACGGGGGCTGCCAGATCG TGGCCCTCAATTTCCAGACACCTGGCCCAGAGATGGATGTGTACCAGGGCCGCTTCCAGGACAACGGGGCCTGCGGGTACGTGCTGAAGCCTGCCTTCCTGCGAGACCCGAACTCGACCTTTAACTCGCGTGCTCTGGCTCAGGGGCCCTGGTGGACCCGGAAGCGGCTCAGTGTCAGG GTCATCTCCGGGCAGCAGCTGCCAAAAGTCAACAAGAATAAGAATTCAATCGTGGACCCCAAGGTGACGGTGGAGATCCACGGCGTGGGCCGGGACACGGCGAGCCGCCAGACGGCTGTGGTCACCAATAACG GTTTCAACCCGTGGTGGGACACAGAGTTTGAGTTCGAGGTGGTTGTGCCTGAGCTCGCCCTCGTGCGCTTCTTGGTGGAGGATTATGACGCCTCCTCTAAGAACGACTTCATTGGCCAGAGCACCATCCCCTTGGGCAGCCTCAAGCAGG GATACCGCCACGTCCACCTCTTGTCCAAGAACGGAGACCAGCACCCTTCTGCCACCCTCTTTGTGAAGGTGTCTCTCCAGGACTAG